Proteins encoded by one window of Mustela erminea isolate mMusErm1 chromosome 7, mMusErm1.Pri, whole genome shotgun sequence:
- the BPI gene encoding bactericidal permeability-increasing protein, with protein sequence MAREPDSALRWAGLLVLTTLSTAVIATTNPGVVARITQKGLDYACQQGVAVLQKELEKIKIPEFSGSFKVKHLGKGHYRFYSMVIRGFQLPSSHIKLVPEKGLDLSISNANIKISGKWKARKKFIKTSGNFDLSVEGISISAGLQLGFDPSSGLPTATCSSCSNQINAVHVHISGSKLGWLIQLFHKKIESSIRKTMESKICQVVTSSVSSKLQSYLKTLRVTTKIDKVAGINYSLVAPPTTTADNLDGQLKGEFFNVAHPSPPPFAPPVLAFPADHNRMLYLGLSDYFFNTAGFVYQQAGALHLTITDNMIPKGSKFRLTTTFFGVLIPQVAKMFPNMTVQLNIGAPSPPHLTVLPTGLVFTPILETQAFAVLPNSSLAPLFELQLSTNFSVEVGTTPDRLIGKLRLNRLLLELKHSDVGPFSVTELQAVMNYLLPTIVIPKVNERLREGFPLPLPADVQLSNLVLQTHQNFLLFGADIHYG encoded by the exons CCTGCCAGCAAGGAGTGGCCGTGCTgcagaaggagctggagaagatCAAGATACCCGAGTTCTCAGGAAGCTTCAAGGTCAAGCATCTTGGGAAAGGGCATTATAGATTCTACAG CATGGTTATTCGTGGATTCCAGCTTCCTAGTTCGCACATAAAACTAGTGCCCGAAAAGGGCCTTGATCTCTCCATCAGTAACGCCAATATCAAGATCAGTGGAAAATGGAAGGCACGAAAGAAATTCAT CAAAACCAGCGGCAACTTTGACCTGAGTGTGGAGGGCATTTCCATTTCGGCTGGTCTGCAGCTGGGCTTTGACCCCTCCTCGGGCCTCCCCACTGCCACCTGTTCCAGCTGCAGCAACCAGATCAACGCTGTCCATGTGCACATCTCAGGCAGCAAGCTGGG GTGGCTGATCCAACTCTTCCACAAAAAAATTGAGTCTTCAATCCGAAAGACCATGGAGAGCAAG ATCTGCCAGGTGGTGACCAGTTCTGTGTCCTCCAAGCTGCAGTCCTATTTAAAGACCCTGCGAG TGACAACCAAAATAGATAAGGTCGCTGGGATCAATTACTCACTGGTGGCCCCTCCGACAACCACAGCTGACAACCTGGATGGGCAGCTAAAG GGGGAGTTTTTCAATGtggcccaccccagcccccctcccttcGCCCCGCCGGTGCTGGCCTTTCCAGCTGACCACAACCGCATGCTGTACCTGGGGCTCTCCGACTACTTCTTCAACACAGCGGGATTCGTGTACCAACAGGCAGGGGCCCTACACCTGACCATCACGGACAACATG ATACCAAAGGGATCCAAATTCCGACTGACAACCACATTTTTTGGAGTCCTCATACCCCAG GTGGCCAAGATGTTCCCCAACATGACCGTGCAGCTCAACATCGGGGCCCCATCCCCACCGCACCTCACCGTGCTCCCTACTGGCCTTGTCTTCACCCCTATCCTGGAGACCCAGGCTTTTGCTGTGCTCCCCAACTCCTCCTTGGCTCCTCTCTTCGAGCTTCAACTG AGCACGAACTTTTCCGTGGAGGTCGGCACCACGCCTGACAGGCTTATCGGGAAGCTCAGGCTGAACAG GCTGCTCCTAGAACTGAAGCACTCAGACGTCGGCCCCTTCTCG GTCACGGAGCTGCAGGCTGTCATGAATTATCTTCTGCCCACGATTGTGATTCCCAAGGTTAACG AGCGGCTGCGGGAAGgcttccctctcccgctgcccgcCGACGTCCAGCTCTCCAACCTGGTGCTTCAAACCCACCAG AATTTCCTGCTGTTTGGTGCAGATATTCACTACGGGTGA